TCAAGGATCGCCCGGTCTCGATGGCCTCCAGCAAGGCGCTGGAGCTGGGCTTCAACACGCTCGCCTGCGCCTCGACGGGCAACCTGGCCGGCTCAGTGGCCGCCCACGCCGCCAAGGCTGGCATGCGGGGCGTCGTGTTTATCCCCGCCGACCTGGAGCCGAGCAAGATCTCCGGCGCGCTGGCCTACTCCCCGACCCTGGTGGCCATCGACGGCAACTATGACGACGTCAACCGCGTCTGCTCGGAGATCGCCGACAAGTACCACTGGGCGTTCGTCAACATCAACATGCGGCCCTACTACTCCGAGGGCAGCAAGACCCTCGCCTACGAGGTCGCAGAGCAGCTTGGCTGGCGGCTGCCCGACCGGGCCATCGTGCCGATCGCCAGCGGCTCGCTGTTCACCAAGGTCTGGAAGGGCTTCGGCGAGCTGACGAGGCTCGGGCTGGTCGAGGGGACAGCCCCGAAGATGGTCGGGGCGCAGGCTGACGGCTGCTCGCCGGTCGTGACGGCCTGGGATGGTGCGACGTTCGAGATCGAGCCGGTCAAGCCGAAGACCATCGCGAAGTCGCTGGCGATCGGCAACCCGGCCGACGGCTACTACAGCCTGAAGATCATCAAGGAGTCCGGCGGCGAGGCGACCTCCGTCACCGACGAGCAGATCGTCGAGGGCATGAAGCTGCTGGCCCGCACCGAAGGCATTTTCGCGGAGACGGCTGGCGGGGTGACCGTGGCCGTCCTCAAGAAGCTGGCCGACCAGGGCAAGCTCGATCCGGACGAGCTGATCGTGGTCTATGTGACCGGCAACGGCCTCAAGACGATGGAGGCATTGTCCGGACAGCTTGATACGCCCGTCTACACGCGGGCGAACATCGCCGCGGTCGAGGAGGCCCTCT
This Chloroflexota bacterium DNA region includes the following protein-coding sequences:
- a CDS encoding threonine synthase; this translates as MGGTVKGLQCRECGELYPAQAIHVCELCFGPLEVAYDYDEIGNRISKQSIADGPASLWRYKPLLPIESDTYVDSQAGYTPLVRAHNLGRALGLNNVYVKNDTVNPTFSFKDRPVSMASSKALELGFNTLACASTGNLAGSVAAHAAKAGMRGVVFIPADLEPSKISGALAYSPTLVAIDGNYDDVNRVCSEIADKYHWAFVNINMRPYYSEGSKTLAYEVAEQLGWRLPDRAIVPIASGSLFTKVWKGFGELTRLGLVEGTAPKMVGAQADGCSPVVTAWDGATFEIEPVKPKTIAKSLAIGNPADGYYSLKIIKESGGEATSVTDEQIVEGMKLLARTEGIFAETAGGVTVAVLKKLADQGKLDPDELIVVYVTGNGLKTMEALSGQLDTPVYTRANIAAVEEALSLAEPVPTLA